The following proteins are encoded in a genomic region of Ornithodoros turicata isolate Travis chromosome 6, ASM3712646v1, whole genome shotgun sequence:
- the LOC135398892 gene encoding dynamin-like 120 kDa protein, mitochondrial yields MLQYRALERARYGIAVGLLRLNTSRIRARKYHTLNPNFRHRIRLTSKDTGLHSSRNIVLVARILRNVLKIRYIILGSAVGGGVQLSKKYEEWKDNLPDIRGWVKGIMPPAGTLDKFRGGLIDMKNKMGLPEKGLFRSGFASIGEWLQNVSFDRSPGLTGPGMDDFGTALAAAPVFSSQEETRREHERERMQKLQDELIQVQMKYQKEIERLEKENKELRRQLMLRTDKVVSRRKIKKSLIDLYSEVLDELSDYDSGYNVQDNLPRVVVVGDQSAGKTSVLEMVAQARIFPRGAGEMMTRAPVKVTLSEGPYHIAKFKDSSREFDLTKETELSDLRREVEVRMKNSVRGGKTVSNEVISMTVKGPGLQRMVLVDLPGIISTATTEMAEGTKDKIREMTQMYMNNPNAIILCIQDGSVDAERSIVTDLVNQVDPSGRRTIFVLTKVDLAEQNMANPTRIRKILDGKLFPMKALGYFAVVTGRGGGADDSITNIKAYEEHFFRNSKLCREGILNMSQCTTQSLSFAVSDCFWKMVRESVEQQADAFKAQRFNLETEWKNSFPRMRELDRDELFERSRGELLDEVVNLSQLSPKHWEEVLSKNLWDTMGSYVVESIFLPAAQTGNAGNFNTAVDIRLKLWAEKLLPSQSVEVGWTTLKDEFHGLLQRRKTAKDHDSLFDKLKEAVVHEVTDRHEWEDKAVEMLRLIQLNALEDRVVHDKHQWDQAVRFLEATLQRHLQDTDKRVRNMVGPGVREQWLYWSSPTEDQRQRSAVRSELEKLLNAEFMQKHGPSLTQEELTTVRKNLQAKEIDVDYKFIRDTWEPLYRLHFLRRSLSRANDCRKGYFLYHQGLDSELECHDVVLFWRVQRMMQTTANVLRQQVMNREARRLEKGVKEVLDDFSQDSEKKVELLTGRRVELAEELKRVRHIQEKLEEFVAALNTEK; encoded by the coding sequence ATGCTGCAATACAGAGCACTAGAACGAGCCCGCTACGGCATTGCTGTGGGCTTACTCAGACTGAACACTTCACGGATACGTGCTAGAAAGTACCACACACTTAACCCAAACTTTCGTCATCGGATCCGACTTACAAGTAAAGACACCGGCCTACATAGCAGTAGAAACATCGTCCTAGTGGCACGCATACTGCGCAATGTGTTGAAGATACGATACATTATACTCGGATCAGCCGTTGGCGGCGGCGTTCAGCTGTCGAAAAAGTACGAGGAATGGAAGGACAACCTACCCGATATTCGAGGTTGGGTGAAAGGGATCATGCCACCCGCTGGAACATTAGACAAGTTCAGAGGAGGACTGATCGACATGAAGAACAAGATGGGTCTTCCCGAGAAAGGGCTCTTCCGAAGCGGCTTCGCCAGCATCGGGGAGTGGTTGCAGAACGTTAGCTTCGACAGAAGTCCCGGACTTACGGGGCCCGGAATGGATGACTTCGGCACAGCACTGGCGGCAGCTCCCGTCTTCTCGTCGCAGGAGGAGACCCGGAGGGAACACGAACGCGAGCGAATGCAGAAACTACAAGACGAACTCATACAGGTGCAGATGAAGTACCAGAAGGAGATCGAACGGTTAGAAAAAGAGAATAAAGAGTTACGAAGGCAGCTCATGTTGAGGACGGACAAGGTCGTCAGCCGAAGGAAGATCAAGAAGTCCCTGATAGACCTCTACTCCGAAGTGCTGGACGAGCTCAGCGATTACGACTCCGGCTACAACGTGCAGGATAACCTGCCCCGAGTCGTCGTCGTGGGAGATCAGAGTGCGGGAAAGACGAGCGTGCTCGAAATGGTGGCACAGGCGCGGATCTTCCCGAGAGGAGCTGGAGAGATGATGACGAGGGCACCGGTCAAGGTGACGCTCAGCGAGGGCCCGTACCACATCGCAAAGTTCAAGGACAGTTCTCGAGAGTTTGACTTGACGAAGGAAACTGAGCTGTCTGATTTGCGGAGAGAGGTTGAAGTGAGGATGAAGAACAGTGTCCGCGGCGGAAAGACCGTCAGCAACGAAGTGATATCCATGACCGTTAAAGGCCCAGGGTTGCAGAGAATGGTTTTGGTTGACCTGCCGGGAATTATTAGCACGGCCACGACCGAAATGGCAGAAGGCACAAAGGACAAGATACGCGAAATGACGCAGATGTACATGAATAATCCAAATGCAATTATTTTATGCATCCAGGACGGATCGGTTGATGCGGAACGGAGTATCGTAACCGATTTGGTCAATCAGGTCGACCCCAGTGGAAGAAGAACAATCTTCGTGTTGACCAAGGTGGATCTTGCGGAACAGAATATGGCAAATCCGACGCGCATCCGGAAAATACTGGATGGAAAGCTTTTTCCCATGAAAGCTCTCGGCTACTTTGCAGTTGTTACCGGTAGAGGAGGTGGCGCGGATGATAGTATCACGAACATCAAAGCCTACGAAGAGCACTTTTTCCGCAACTCAAAGCTGTGCCGCGAAGGCATACTCAACATGTCGCAGTGTACGACGCAAAGTTTGAGCTTTGCCGTGTCTGACTGTTTCTGGAAGATGGTCAGAGAGTCTGTAGAGCAGCAAGCAGATGCGTTCAAAGCTCAGCGCTTCAACTTGGAAACGGAATGGAAGAACAGCTTCCCGCGGATGAGGGAGTTGGACAGGGATGAGTTGTTTGAACGTTCTCGCGGTGAGCTGCTCGACGAAGTCGTTAACCTCAGCCAGCTTAGTCCAAAACACTGGGAAGAAGTTTTGTCAAAGAACCTGTGGGACACAATGGGATCGTACGTGGTTGAGAGTATCTTCCTCCCAGCTGCACAAACAGGAAATGCCGGAAACTTCAACACTGCTGTCGATATTCGGTTGAAACTCTGGGCTGAGAAGCTCCTGCCGTCACAGTCCGTCGAAGTGGGTTGGACAACGCTAAAGGATGAATTTCACGGACTACTGCAACGACGGAAAACAGCCAAGGACCACGATTCACTGTTCGACAAGCTAAAAGAGGCTGTAGTTCACGAAGTCACCGACAGGCACGAGTGGGAAGATAAGGCTGTCGAGATGTTACGGTTGATCCAACTAAATGCGCTTGAAGATCGTGTAGTCCATGACAAGCACCAGTGGGACCAGGCGGTCCGTTTCCTCGAAGCAACACTACAAAGACACCTACAAGATACGGATAAGAGAGTCCGCAATATGGTGGGTCCTGGGGTTCGAGAGCAGTGGCTATACTGGAGTAGTCCGACAGAAGACCAGCGCCAGCGCTCTGCAGTCCGCTCCGAGCTTGAGAAGCTGCTCAATGCAGAGTTCATGCAGAAACACGGGCCGTCGCTGACGCAAGAAGAACTAACGACGGTCCGAAAAAACCTACAAGCAAAGGAGATCGACGTGGACTACAAGTTCATCCGCGACACGTGGGAGCCACTGTACAGGTTACACTTCCTCCGGCGCTCTCTGAGCAGGGCGAACGACTGCCGCAAGGGTTACTTCCTCTACCACCAGGGCCTGGACTCCGAGTTGGAGTGTCACGATGTTGTACTCTTCTGGAGAGTCCAGAGAAtgatgcagacgacagcgaaCGTTCTCCGCCAGCAGGTGATGAACCGAGAAGCGAGGCGGCTTGAGAAGGGTGTCAAGGAAGTGCTCGACGACTTCTCGCAGgattcagaaaagaaagtcgAACTGCTGACGGGTCGAAGAGTGGAACTGGCGGAAGAACTGAAGCGAGTCCGTCACATACAGGAAAAACTGGAAGAGTTTGTGGCCGCGCTTAATACAGAGAAATGA